ACGCCCTGGATCAGGAGCCGCGGCTGCCGGCCGATCCCCAATTCCCGAAGCTGGTGACAGGAGTCGTGGTAGGTGACGGCCTCCGGGAAGCGGGCGCCGGTCCGGGTCACCCCCAGCACCGAGACCAGGAAGTCGGACAGTTCGTAGGTTCTCCCGGCGATCTCCCTGGCCAGCCGGCCGTCCTTCGAGTCGGGAGGGAAAAGAGTCGGCACGAACACCTTGAGCATGGTGGCGCACGATCCGGACGGCACCACGACGGGGCCGCTGCCGGCGTAAGCTTCCAGGAATCCGCGGGCCACGGTGCGGGCCTCGTCGGAATGACCACTGTTGAACGCCGGTTGGCCGCAACACGCCTGACGCTCGTCGAAATCGACTTTGACCCCCAGCCGATTCAGGATCCTGATGGTGCTGAGTCCCACCTGGGGAAAGACCTGATCCACCAGGCAAGTCACGAACAGCGAAACTTTCATGGCGACGCCCGCGCAGTCGTCCGGGACTGGACCGATTTCATGACCCGGTTCCCGCGGTTCGCACAGTCTACTACGGGCGCCTCCTCCCCTGCCGGGCTGCTATAGTGTTAGTGGGAATGGGCAGGCGGACGGGTAGAAGAATCGGGATTTACGGGGGCGCCGTCCTCCTGATGGCGGCGGCGGTTCCGGCAATGCTTCCGGTCTGTGGCTTGGAGGCCGCCGGTTCGCAAGGCTTTCTCGACCGGTCATGGATTCCTGCCGGCGAGCGGCCGTCCCTGGATCTTTCCGGATCGCTGGCGACTCTCGACGGAGAGCGGGTCCCCTTGCAACAACTGAAGGGCAAAGCCCTGTTGATCAACGCCTGGGCCACGTGGTGCGGACCCTGCCGTCTCGAGATGCCCTACCTGGCCGACCTGCACCGGCGGCTTTCCAGGGAAGGCCTGGCGATTGCCGCCGTCAGTTGGGAGGACCCCGAAGCTGTCCGAACGTTTCTCGAAGAAACGGGCGCCGACTATCCCTTCCTGCTGCTGGCGGATCCTGACCGGATCCTGCAGGGACGTTTTCAGGTCATCGGGCTGCCCACGACACTGATCGTCGACGCTCGTGGAAGGCTGGCGTTGCACCATGTGGGAATGTACGTCTGGAACTCTCCTGAAGTCGTGAGCCGAATCCGTCACCTTTTGGCCGAATGAGCGAGTGGTTTCACTTCCGCTGCATCAACGACTCCTGCGTCCGGGAGTTTTCCATCCGGGAAAAGCTCTACCAGTGCCCCCGTTGCCGGGACCTGTTGGACATCGTCTATGACTTCAGCCGCTTCGAGGTGAATTCCCTCAGGGAGCGCTTCTTGCGGAGGCGCCTCTCGAATCGCCCCCTCGACGTGAGCGGAGTGTGGCGATATCGAGAACTGCTCCCCTTCGAAGCCGGCGACCTGGACCGGGTGGTGACCATGGGGGAGGGAAACAACCCCGTCCTGGACGCCCCCCGGTGTGCCGAATACGTGGGCCTGGATCGGCTGCGGGTGAAAAACCTGGGCTGGAATCCCAGCGGATCGTTCAAGGACTACGGCATGACCGCGGCCGTCTCCCAGGCGATCCGGCTGGGCGCCGAGGTCGTCGGCTGCGCTTCAACCGGCAACACGTCGGCCTCCATGGCCGCCTATTGCGCCCGGGCGGGTCTGCGGTCCGTCGTCTTCCTTCCCGAGGGCCAGATCGCATTCGGCAAGCTGGCCCAGGCCCTGGACTACGGCGCCTTGACGCTGCAGATCCAAGGCAACTTCGACATCGCCATGAAGCTGGTTCAGGAACTGGCCGCCGAAACCGACCTCTACCTGATGAACTCCATCAACCCCTTCCGCCTGGAAGGCCAGAAGACGGTGATCCTGGAACTGCTGGATCAACTGGAATGGCAGAGTCCGGACCGGATCGTGGTGCCCGGCGGCAATCTGGGAAACAGCTCCTCCTACGGCAAGGTCCTGATGGAGCTGAAAGAGTTGGGAATGATCGACAGAATTCCCAGAATCACCATCATCCAGGCCGAGGGAGCCGACCCTCTCTATCGGACTCTGGTGACCAGTTCGCAGGAACTGGTCCCGGTCAACGATGCCTGGACCCTGGCCAGCGCCATCAAGATCGGTCAGCCCATCAGTTGGAAGAAGGCGGTCCGGGCCCTCCAGTTCTCCGACGGCTGGTGCGACGAGGTGACGGAGCAGGAGATCGCAGACGCCAAGGCGATTCTGGGGCGGGACGGGATCGGGTGCGAACCCGCTTCGGCCACCACGGTGGCGGGCCTCAAGCGCTTGCTGGATGCCGGCAGCGAGGAGCGTCCCGAGGTGACCATCGACCCTGGCGAGAACGTCGTGGCCATCCTGACGGGGCATCAGCTCAAGGACCCCGACTACACGGTCAACTACCACTTGGACAGCCTCTACGAGCACGCTGCCTACAAGAACCGGATCGTCGACAAACACGGGAAGATCCGATCCACCTATGCCAACGCCCCGGTCCAGGTGCCCCCCGACAAGGAGCAGATCGCCCGGCTCCTGGG
This Acidobacteriota bacterium DNA region includes the following protein-coding sequences:
- a CDS encoding (Fe-S)-binding protein; translation: MKVSLFVTCLVDQVFPQVGLSTIRILNRLGVKVDFDERQACCGQPAFNSGHSDEARTVARGFLEAYAGSGPVVVPSGSCATMLKVFVPTLFPPDSKDGRLAREIAGRTYELSDFLVSVLGVTRTGARFPEAVTYHDSCHQLRELGIGRQPRLLIQGVEGVRFLEMPNAARCCGFGGTFSVKFADVSAAIGEDKVETIHQSGARYVVANDVSCLMHIGGLLQRRGSQVRTLHLAELLAKFEE
- a CDS encoding TlpA disulfide reductase family protein, which translates into the protein MLPVCGLEAAGSQGFLDRSWIPAGERPSLDLSGSLATLDGERVPLQQLKGKALLINAWATWCGPCRLEMPYLADLHRRLSREGLAIAAVSWEDPEAVRTFLEETGADYPFLLLADPDRILQGRFQVIGLPTTLIVDARGRLALHHVGMYVWNSPEVVSRIRHLLAE
- the thrC gene encoding threonine synthase, translated to MSEWFHFRCINDSCVREFSIREKLYQCPRCRDLLDIVYDFSRFEVNSLRERFLRRRLSNRPLDVSGVWRYRELLPFEAGDLDRVVTMGEGNNPVLDAPRCAEYVGLDRLRVKNLGWNPSGSFKDYGMTAAVSQAIRLGAEVVGCASTGNTSASMAAYCARAGLRSVVFLPEGQIAFGKLAQALDYGALTLQIQGNFDIAMKLVQELAAETDLYLMNSINPFRLEGQKTVILELLDQLEWQSPDRIVVPGGNLGNSSSYGKVLMELKELGMIDRIPRITIIQAEGADPLYRTLVTSSQELVPVNDAWTLASAIKIGQPISWKKAVRALQFSDGWCDEVTEQEIADAKAILGRDGIGCEPASATTVAGLKRLLDAGSEERPEVTIDPGENVVAILTGHQLKDPDYTVNYHLDSLYEHAAYKNRIVDKHGKIRSTYANAPVQVPPDKEQIARLLGL